Proteins co-encoded in one Paraburkholderia edwinii genomic window:
- a CDS encoding Hsp20/alpha crystallin family protein: MSDTTELSKRDPSAVTRAGHEPSGRRMTITAAVDIYEDSQGVTLWADLPGVTRDKLDVQVHDGNLAIEAEAVVPTPANLRLQHAEVREPRFARTFTLSPDFDTSKIEANLKDGVLKLTIPRRDEARPRRIEVRTG; encoded by the coding sequence ATGAGCGATACCACTGAACTGAGCAAACGCGACCCGTCGGCCGTCACGCGCGCCGGGCACGAGCCGTCCGGGCGACGGATGACGATTACTGCTGCCGTCGATATCTACGAGGACAGTCAGGGCGTCACACTTTGGGCCGACCTGCCAGGAGTTACCCGGGACAAGCTTGATGTGCAGGTCCATGACGGCAATCTCGCCATCGAGGCTGAGGCTGTCGTGCCGACACCGGCAAATCTGCGGCTCCAGCATGCCGAGGTCCGTGAGCCGCGCTTTGCGCGCACGTTCACGCTCTCCCCGGACTTCGACACATCGAAGATCGAGGCCAATCTGAAGGACGGCGTACTGAAGCTCACGATCCCACGCCGGGACGAGGCGCGCCCGCGGCGGATCGAAGTGCGTACAGGCTGA
- a CDS encoding SDR family oxidoreductase: MNDTQQKGQSTPAQPQDQVPGRTEPMHPKPDHGEQSYHGSGRLAGKAAIITGGDSGIGRAVAIAFAREGANVLIAYLNEDDDARETARWIEEAGRKAVLVRGDITDKMHCDEIVERAVREFGKLDVLVNNAAYQMTYPSIEAISDDEWDRTFDTNISAMFRITRAAVRHMKAGGSIINTASINADKPNPGLLAYAATKGAIQNFTAGLAQALAERGIRVNCVAPGPIWTPLIPSTMPEDKVKEFGKQVPMKRPGQPVEVAPPYVMLASDEASYISGATVAVTGGAPML, encoded by the coding sequence ATGAACGACACTCAACAGAAGGGGCAATCGACGCCTGCCCAGCCGCAGGATCAGGTGCCTGGCCGCACCGAACCGATGCACCCGAAACCGGACCACGGCGAGCAAAGCTATCACGGCTCCGGGCGCCTCGCCGGCAAGGCGGCAATCATTACAGGCGGCGACAGCGGCATCGGGCGAGCAGTCGCGATCGCGTTCGCGCGCGAGGGCGCCAATGTACTGATCGCCTATCTGAACGAAGACGACGATGCGCGCGAGACCGCACGTTGGATCGAGGAGGCGGGCCGCAAGGCGGTGCTCGTGCGCGGCGACATCACGGACAAGATGCATTGCGATGAAATTGTCGAACGTGCGGTGCGCGAATTCGGCAAGCTCGACGTGCTCGTCAACAATGCCGCCTATCAGATGACCTACCCGTCGATCGAAGCGATCAGCGACGACGAATGGGACCGCACCTTCGATACGAACATCAGCGCGATGTTCAGAATCACGCGCGCCGCCGTCAGGCACATGAAGGCCGGAGGCTCGATCATCAACACGGCATCGATCAACGCAGATAAACCGAATCCGGGTCTGCTCGCCTACGCGGCCACGAAGGGTGCGATCCAGAATTTCACCGCGGGACTGGCGCAGGCGCTCGCGGAACGCGGCATACGCGTGAACTGCGTGGCCCCGGGGCCGATCTGGACGCCGCTGATTCCGTCGACCATGCCCGAGGACAAGGTCAAGGAGTTCGGCAAGCAGGTGCCGATGAAACGGCCGGGGCAGCCGGTCGAAGTCGCGCCGCCGTACGTGATGCTAGCCTCCGACGAAGCAAGTTATATCTCGGGTGCGACCGTGGCGGTCACGGGCGGGGCGCCGATGCTTTAA
- a CDS encoding CsbD family protein, whose product METSKIEGTLQKSAGYVEKTLGDALGDTSAQVSGKAKELTGKAQKLYGDVRGVVKDSTAERPLMALGIAVGIGFVLGMLRAANRTER is encoded by the coding sequence ATGGAGACGTCAAAGATAGAAGGTACGCTTCAAAAGAGCGCTGGGTATGTAGAAAAAACGCTCGGCGATGCGCTTGGCGATACCAGCGCACAAGTGAGCGGGAAGGCGAAGGAACTCACCGGTAAGGCGCAGAAGCTGTACGGAGACGTAAGGGGCGTAGTGAAGGACTCTACGGCTGAGCGTCCTCTGATGGCTCTCGGGATTGCGGTCGGGATTGGCTTTGTGTTGGGAATGCTGAGGGCGGCCAACCGGACCGAACGGTAA
- a CDS encoding Hsp20/alpha crystallin family protein: MSDLYSGSDLFGEFDRLQRQMANFFGTFPSSLRASRFGAFPPLNIGATDESIEIVAFAPGINAAELDVSIDKGLLTISGERKPAQPDTGEDTRLYAQERFRGAFRRVIELPENADPDKVQARYENGCLSITIGKRESSKPRAITVQ, encoded by the coding sequence ATGAGCGATCTCTACTCCGGATCTGACCTCTTCGGCGAGTTCGACCGACTGCAACGGCAGATGGCGAACTTCTTCGGTACTTTCCCCTCCAGCCTTCGGGCGAGCCGCTTCGGCGCGTTCCCCCCGCTCAACATTGGCGCTACCGACGAGTCGATCGAGATCGTCGCCTTTGCACCCGGCATCAATGCGGCGGAACTTGACGTATCCATAGACAAAGGTCTGCTGACCATCAGCGGTGAGCGCAAGCCGGCACAGCCGGATACCGGCGAGGACACGCGTCTGTATGCGCAGGAGCGTTTCCGTGGTGCGTTCCGGCGGGTGATCGAACTGCCTGAGAACGCCGATCCCGACAAGGTTCAGGCGCGCTACGAGAATGGCTGCCTGTCGATCACTATCGGCAAGCGCGAATCCTCGAAGCCTCGCGCGATTACCGTGCAGTAA
- a CDS encoding DUF4148 domain-containing protein, with protein MDGHLILRLILSAFTLLLAGCVVGGMPPYTGRHLSPTECRDLAALKSNAPPTFAQHQSELVALRKAGYNPSPWYDDPYYPDDLQAAQRLVDYWFQTECQLPPPG; from the coding sequence GTGGACGGGCACTTGATACTCCGGTTGATACTCTCCGCCTTTACGCTTCTGCTCGCCGGATGCGTCGTAGGCGGGATGCCACCATACACCGGCCGGCATCTGAGTCCGACCGAATGCCGCGACTTGGCCGCGCTCAAGAGCAACGCGCCTCCCACGTTTGCACAGCACCAAAGCGAACTGGTGGCGCTGCGAAAAGCGGGCTACAACCCGTCACCATGGTATGACGACCCGTACTACCCTGATGATCTGCAAGCGGCGCAGCGTCTTGTCGACTATTGGTTCCAGACGGAGTGTCAACTACCGCCGCCCGGCTGA
- a CDS encoding Hsp20/alpha crystallin family protein, translated as MKPDPRKWNPFKFLRGDVRKSDADSAESAPAAEKEQWWAFLPDTARLFSREPWRAVEDFFHDPFAGRSALERWFGDFSSSRFQPRIDVVDEGPVLRVTAELPGMDRDDLKVSVEDGAIVLRGEKKQDVRSEENGCYRLERAHGRFVRTIPMPDYADPGRALAKFDNGVLTLTVPKTEPAPSTSRTIDIG; from the coding sequence ATGAAACCCGATCCAAGAAAGTGGAATCCCTTCAAGTTCCTTCGCGGGGATGTCCGCAAGTCCGATGCGGACAGCGCGGAGAGCGCGCCGGCGGCCGAAAAGGAACAATGGTGGGCCTTCCTGCCCGACACTGCGCGATTGTTCTCACGAGAGCCATGGCGCGCAGTGGAGGATTTTTTTCACGACCCGTTTGCAGGCCGTAGCGCGCTCGAGCGATGGTTCGGCGACTTCAGCTCATCGCGCTTCCAGCCGCGCATCGACGTCGTCGATGAGGGGCCCGTGCTGCGCGTGACCGCGGAACTGCCCGGGATGGATCGCGACGATTTGAAGGTGAGCGTCGAGGACGGCGCAATCGTGTTGCGCGGGGAGAAAAAGCAGGATGTGCGAAGCGAGGAAAACGGCTGCTACCGGCTGGAGCGTGCTCATGGACGCTTCGTGCGCACGATCCCGATGCCCGACTACGCCGATCCGGGACGCGCCCTGGCAAAGTTCGACAACGGGGTACTCACGTTGACCGTGCCGAAAACAGAGCCGGCACCGTCCACGAGTCGCACAATCGATATCGGCTAG
- a CDS encoding ferritin-like domain-containing protein — MTTPQEHLVDWLRDAYAMEKQAETMLRAQSGRLENYPLLRGRIDQHIEETLAQQQLLEQCLDRLGSSPSAMKDLTARVSAFMQGAGGMAVSDEVVKGGMAGYVFEHVEIAAYTALIAAADAAGDAETRRVCQQILPQEIEMARWLLEHLPETVTTFMTRSAAGSDEAKR, encoded by the coding sequence ATGACCACCCCTCAGGAACATCTGGTTGACTGGCTGCGCGACGCGTACGCCATGGAAAAGCAGGCTGAAACGATGTTGCGGGCCCAGTCGGGGCGCCTCGAGAATTACCCGCTGCTGCGCGGGCGAATTGACCAGCATATCGAGGAGACGCTTGCCCAGCAGCAGTTGCTGGAACAGTGTCTTGACCGCCTCGGCAGCAGCCCGTCAGCGATGAAGGACCTCACCGCGAGAGTGAGCGCGTTCATGCAGGGTGCGGGCGGGATGGCGGTCAGTGACGAGGTGGTCAAGGGCGGCATGGCGGGCTATGTGTTCGAACATGTCGAGATCGCCGCGTACACCGCTCTCATCGCCGCGGCCGATGCGGCGGGCGACGCGGAAACGCGGCGCGTCTGCCAGCAGATCCTCCCGCAGGAGATCGAGATGGCCCGCTGGCTGCTTGAGCACCTGCCGGAGACGGTGACGACGTTCATGACGCGCTCGGCCGCTGGCAGCGATGAGGCGAAACGCTGA
- a CDS encoding co-chaperone GroES has translation MQIRPLYDRVIVKRIETQRTTASGIVIPDSAAEKPEQGEVVAVGDGRLLQDGTLRALQLKVGDHVLFGKYAGQTVKVDGEELLVMREEDVMGLLESDAGAARKAA, from the coding sequence ATGCAGATTCGTCCCCTCTACGACCGGGTTATCGTCAAGCGAATCGAAACGCAAAGGACGACGGCTTCGGGCATCGTGATTCCCGATTCAGCGGCAGAAAAACCAGAACAGGGCGAAGTCGTCGCAGTCGGCGACGGCCGGCTGCTGCAGGATGGAACGCTGCGCGCGCTCCAGCTGAAAGTCGGTGACCACGTGCTCTTCGGCAAATACGCAGGCCAGACCGTCAAGGTTGATGGCGAGGAACTGCTCGTCATGCGCGAAGAAGACGTCATGGGCCTGCTCGAGTCAGACGCGGGTGCCGCCCGCAAGGCCGCCTGA
- a CDS encoding response regulator, whose amino-acid sequence MANSANTRRWTARRLSPGGPQGRRLLVVDDYRPGAEAITASLIIAGYETVYTLDGPSALNMVAAWVPDVAVLDINMPQMDGYALARRLRHNIATRDTILIAFTALDESVAGPAGVVSGFDAYCQKGGGPDPLLRLLEKICQ is encoded by the coding sequence ATGGCGAATTCTGCAAACACCAGGAGATGGACAGCGCGTAGGCTGTCACCCGGGGGGCCGCAAGGCCGGCGGCTTCTTGTCGTCGATGATTACCGTCCCGGTGCGGAAGCCATCACTGCATCACTGATCATCGCAGGATACGAGACGGTGTACACGCTGGACGGACCTTCAGCATTAAACATGGTAGCGGCATGGGTGCCCGATGTCGCCGTGCTGGACATCAACATGCCGCAAATGGACGGCTATGCCCTCGCCCGACGCCTGCGCCACAACATTGCGACGCGAGATACCATCCTCATCGCATTTACTGCCCTTGACGAATCCGTCGCCGGGCCGGCTGGCGTCGTGTCGGGGTTTGATGCGTACTGTCAGAAGGGCGGCGGGCCGGATCCTCTTTTGCGCCTGCTCGAGAAGATCTGCCAGTAG
- a CDS encoding manganese catalase family protein: MFMHNRRLQYTVRVGVTNPGLANLMLEQFGGPQGELAAAMRYFTQAVAEEDPGRKDMLYDIATEELSHLEIIGSIVAMLNRGAKGELAEAVDEQAELYRKLNSAGNDSHVTQLLYGGGPPLTNSGGVPWTAAYIDTIGEPTADLRSNIAAEARAKIVYERLINVTEDPGIRDALGFLMTREIAHQKSFEKALYAITPNFPPGKMPPVPEFASTYFKMSHGGEAVEAPWNSGTGLSMQDGEPAVDGGDGNAWVELDASEQTSLTAMATRLQSDPESDPTTGAELGSSAAPPEDIK, encoded by the coding sequence ATGTTCATGCATAACAGACGGTTGCAATACACGGTGCGCGTTGGCGTCACCAATCCCGGTCTCGCGAACCTGATGCTGGAGCAGTTCGGTGGCCCGCAGGGCGAACTCGCGGCCGCCATGCGCTATTTCACTCAGGCCGTAGCCGAAGAGGATCCGGGCCGCAAGGACATGCTGTACGACATTGCGACCGAGGAGCTCAGCCATCTGGAGATCATCGGTTCGATCGTCGCGATGCTCAACCGCGGCGCCAAAGGTGAGCTCGCCGAAGCAGTCGACGAGCAGGCGGAGCTGTACCGCAAGCTGAACAGTGCAGGCAATGACAGCCACGTTACGCAGCTGCTTTACGGCGGAGGCCCCCCGCTGACCAATTCGGGCGGTGTGCCCTGGACGGCGGCGTATATCGACACGATTGGCGAGCCGACCGCGGATCTGCGCTCGAACATCGCAGCGGAAGCGCGCGCGAAGATTGTCTATGAGCGGCTCATCAATGTGACCGAAGACCCCGGCATCCGGGATGCGCTCGGCTTCCTGATGACACGCGAAATCGCGCATCAGAAGTCGTTCGAAAAAGCACTGTATGCGATCACGCCGAACTTCCCGCCGGGAAAGATGCCGCCGGTGCCGGAATTCGCGAGCACCTACTTCAAGATGTCGCATGGCGGCGAGGCGGTCGAAGCACCGTGGAACAGCGGCACCGGCCTGTCAATGCAGGACGGGGAACCGGCGGTCGACGGCGGCGACGGCAACGCCTGGGTCGAGCTGGACGCGAGCGAGCAGACATCGCTCACCGCCATGGCCACACGTCTTCAGTCGGATCCGGAAAGTGACCCGACAACGGGGGCGGAACTGGGCAGCTCGGCGGCGCCCCCCGAGGACATCAAGTAA
- a CDS encoding diguanylate cyclase: protein MDLFDRLKEQIDTVRLPLFAVTVTAAAQVNTPLIAILHWHGFRRATPLVLPGIELPPRPVPGSTVQLDAPWHSFETVDAMLLDAAWQSGAWEVERVEQRGCNVIGASAAEALACRQAFGDYGEYRTRDEQLLGDDTDREDLMQLAASRGYLRWLFRPVKGGLWDTPNEPDDTLDADGGRRPPCPVSPAPRRPDGRGRTVYRLGSVHRILLSR from the coding sequence ATGGACCTTTTCGACAGGCTTAAGGAGCAGATCGACACAGTGCGCCTGCCGCTCTTTGCCGTCACCGTGACGGCGGCAGCGCAGGTGAATACACCGCTCATCGCAATCCTTCACTGGCACGGATTCCGGCGCGCAACGCCGCTTGTCCTGCCCGGCATCGAGTTACCGCCACGACCGGTTCCGGGCTCGACCGTGCAGCTCGATGCGCCCTGGCACAGCTTCGAGACCGTGGACGCCATGCTGCTGGACGCTGCCTGGCAGTCCGGCGCGTGGGAGGTCGAACGCGTCGAGCAGCGCGGCTGCAACGTGATCGGTGCAAGCGCTGCCGAGGCGCTCGCCTGCAGGCAGGCGTTCGGCGACTACGGCGAGTACAGGACTCGCGATGAGCAGCTTCTCGGTGACGATACGGATCGAGAAGACCTGATGCAGCTTGCCGCGAGCAGAGGGTATCTGCGCTGGCTCTTCCGCCCCGTCAAGGGCGGCCTGTGGGACACGCCCAACGAACCGGACGACACCCTGGATGCCGACGGCGGACGTCGGCCACCGTGTCCGGTTTCACCAGCGCCACGCCGGCCTGACGGGCGTGGGCGTACGGTTTATCGCCTCGGCAGCGTTCATCGCATCCTGCTCTCACGTTGA
- a CDS encoding ferritin-like domain-containing protein: MTTKTVKDLFIHSLSDIYSAEKQMTKSLPQMARAATNEELSAAFMTHLEETQGQIERIDQLVEGAGIRLKRVKCVAMEGLVEEGREEIEEIERGPVLDTALIAAAQKAEHYEIASYGSLIALAKQLGENDAVRLLGETLKEEKATDEKLSLLAEQKLAAEALGK; this comes from the coding sequence ATGACTACCAAGACCGTCAAAGACCTGTTTATCCATTCGCTATCGGACATCTACAGCGCCGAAAAGCAGATGACCAAGTCGCTGCCGCAGATGGCTCGCGCAGCGACAAACGAGGAACTGAGCGCCGCCTTCATGACCCACCTGGAAGAGACGCAAGGCCAGATCGAGCGGATCGACCAGCTGGTCGAAGGCGCCGGTATCCGGCTCAAACGTGTCAAATGCGTCGCGATGGAAGGACTCGTGGAAGAAGGACGCGAGGAGATCGAGGAGATCGAAAGAGGACCGGTGCTCGACACGGCGCTGATCGCGGCAGCACAAAAAGCCGAGCATTATGAGATTGCTTCATACGGCTCGCTCATTGCGCTCGCGAAGCAGCTTGGCGAGAACGACGCGGTCAGACTGCTTGGGGAAACCCTGAAGGAAGAGAAGGCGACCGACGAAAAGCTCTCGCTGCTGGCCGAGCAGAAACTGGCAGCAGAAGCACTGGGCAAGTAG
- a CDS encoding DUF2795 domain-containing protein, which translates to MASDQSNAKNPQIRKFIDVQKALKGAAYPATKESLLKTAKENGADEEVMEALAALADEPLDSPAAVSKAIGNE; encoded by the coding sequence ATGGCATCCGATCAATCGAATGCGAAGAATCCGCAGATCAGAAAATTTATCGATGTGCAAAAAGCGCTTAAAGGAGCGGCCTATCCGGCCACCAAAGAGAGCCTGCTCAAAACTGCAAAGGAAAATGGTGCCGACGAAGAGGTGATGGAGGCGCTGGCGGCCTTGGCGGATGAGCCGCTCGATAGCCCTGCTGCCGTTTCCAAGGCAATTGGCAACGAATAA
- a CDS encoding DUF4142 domain-containing protein, whose amino-acid sequence MSTLRTSLCAVFVAGAGMLATAVPAQNPAATAQGPQGQTTADTASPETDRGFVRVADMSSATEIAAGKLAMSNSQDDDVKAFAREMIKDHKRLASELKAALPASFKVPESGPDRAVLESLQPLKGKQFDDAYIATVGLQGHREAIAAFEREASGGQVAPIRQAARKALPTIKHHYQMAQELARKKGVAE is encoded by the coding sequence ATGTCGACGTTACGCACTTCGCTATGTGCTGTCTTTGTTGCTGGCGCTGGCATGCTTGCGACCGCGGTGCCCGCGCAAAACCCGGCAGCAACTGCCCAAGGCCCACAGGGGCAAACCACAGCCGACACTGCCTCGCCAGAAACCGACCGTGGTTTTGTGCGAGTGGCCGACATGTCGTCGGCGACGGAGATCGCTGCGGGAAAACTGGCCATGAGCAACAGTCAGGACGACGACGTCAAGGCCTTCGCGCGAGAGATGATTAAAGACCATAAGCGGCTCGCGAGTGAGCTCAAGGCAGCCTTGCCGGCCAGTTTCAAGGTCCCGGAGAGCGGTCCGGACCGCGCGGTACTGGAAAGCCTGCAGCCGTTGAAGGGAAAGCAGTTCGATGACGCGTACATCGCCACGGTCGGGCTGCAGGGCCACCGGGAAGCGATCGCCGCTTTCGAGCGCGAAGCGAGCGGCGGTCAGGTCGCCCCGATCCGGCAGGCGGCCCGCAAGGCCCTGCCAACCATCAAACACCACTACCAGATGGCACAGGAACTGGCGCGCAAGAAAGGCGTAGCCGAGTAG
- the groL gene encoding chaperonin GroEL (60 kDa chaperone family; promotes refolding of misfolded polypeptides especially under stressful conditions; forms two stacked rings of heptamers to form a barrel-shaped 14mer; ends can be capped by GroES; misfolded proteins enter the barrel where they are refolded when GroES binds) → MSAKDVKFHDSARARIVKGVNVLADAVKVTLGPKGRNVLIERSFGAPTITKDGVSVAKEIELKDRFENMGAQIVKQVASKTADVAGDGTTTATVLAQAIVQEGMKHVAAGMNPMDLKRGIDKAVVAVLDELHKLSKPISTNREIAQVGSISANSDEAIGKIIADAMEKVGKEGVITVEDGKSLENELDVVEGMQFDRGYVSPYFINDPDRQAAYLDDALILLHDRKISNIRDLLPVLEATSKAGKPLLIVAEDIDGEALATLVVNAMRGILKVAAVKAPGFGDRRKAMLEDIAILTGATVISEETGKQLQKATLEDLGSAKRVEVRKDDTIIIDGAGDGKRIEARVKSIRAQIEETTSDYDREKLQERVAKLAGGVAVIKVGAATEVEMKEKKDRVDDALHATRAAVEEGIVPGGGVALLRARSAVTSLKGANSDQDAGVQIVLRALEAPLRVIAANAGDEPSVIVAKVLEGKGNFGYNAATGEYGDLVEAGVVDPTKVARTALQNAASIAGLILTTDATVADAPKDEKPAQTAAPELDY, encoded by the coding sequence ATGAGTGCAAAAGACGTCAAATTCCATGACAGCGCGCGCGCCCGTATCGTCAAGGGCGTGAACGTCCTCGCCGATGCCGTGAAGGTCACGCTCGGACCGAAAGGCCGCAACGTGCTGATCGAGCGCAGCTTCGGCGCGCCCACCATCACGAAGGATGGCGTGTCGGTCGCGAAAGAAATCGAACTGAAGGACCGCTTCGAAAACATGGGTGCGCAGATCGTCAAGCAGGTCGCCTCAAAGACCGCCGACGTCGCGGGCGACGGCACGACGACCGCCACTGTGCTCGCCCAGGCGATCGTGCAGGAAGGCATGAAGCACGTCGCCGCGGGGATGAATCCGATGGATCTGAAGCGGGGAATCGACAAGGCTGTCGTCGCTGTGCTCGACGAGTTGCACAAGCTGTCGAAGCCCATTTCGACGAACCGCGAAATCGCGCAGGTCGGTTCCATCTCGGCGAACTCCGACGAGGCGATCGGGAAGATCATCGCCGACGCAATGGAGAAAGTCGGCAAGGAAGGCGTGATCACGGTCGAGGACGGCAAGTCGCTCGAGAACGAGCTGGACGTGGTTGAGGGCATGCAGTTCGACCGCGGCTACGTGAGCCCGTACTTCATCAACGATCCCGACAGGCAGGCCGCGTATCTCGACGACGCCCTGATCCTGCTGCACGACAGGAAGATCTCGAATATCCGGGACCTGCTGCCGGTACTGGAAGCGACGTCCAAGGCAGGCAAGCCCCTGCTGATCGTCGCGGAAGACATCGATGGCGAAGCGCTGGCCACGCTGGTGGTCAACGCGATGCGCGGTATTCTCAAGGTCGCCGCCGTCAAGGCGCCCGGTTTCGGAGATCGTCGCAAGGCCATGCTCGAGGACATCGCCATCCTTACCGGCGCGACCGTCATTTCGGAAGAGACGGGCAAGCAGTTGCAGAAGGCCACGCTTGAGGATCTCGGGTCTGCCAAGCGCGTCGAGGTGCGCAAGGACGACACCATCATCATCGACGGCGCTGGCGACGGGAAGCGCATCGAGGCGCGCGTGAAGTCGATCCGCGCGCAGATCGAGGAAACGACGAGCGACTATGATCGCGAGAAACTGCAGGAACGCGTGGCGAAGCTCGCTGGCGGCGTGGCCGTCATCAAGGTCGGAGCGGCAACCGAGGTCGAGATGAAGGAGAAGAAGGACCGCGTCGACGATGCGCTGCACGCCACACGTGCGGCGGTCGAAGAAGGCATCGTGCCGGGTGGTGGCGTGGCACTTTTGCGCGCGCGTTCGGCCGTGACGAGCCTCAAAGGCGCCAACAGTGATCAGGACGCTGGCGTCCAGATCGTGCTGCGTGCGCTCGAAGCACCGCTGCGCGTCATCGCCGCCAACGCGGGGGACGAGCCGTCGGTGATCGTGGCGAAGGTGCTCGAAGGCAAGGGCAACTTCGGCTACAACGCCGCCACCGGCGAGTATGGCGATCTCGTCGAGGCAGGTGTGGTCGACCCGACCAAGGTTGCACGCACGGCGTTACAGAATGCCGCATCGATTGCCGGGCTGATCCTGACGACGGACGCCACGGTCGCCGACGCGCCAAAGGACGAGAAGCCGGCGCAGACCGCCGCACCGGAGTTGGACTACTGA
- a CDS encoding succinate dehydrogenase/fumarate reductase iron-sulfur subunit, giving the protein MTDTRTVDIYRYDPDADERPRVQRYELDLGHDERMLLDVLGRLKAMDETLAFRRSCREGICGSDAMNINGKNGLACLANMKELPKQIVLRPLPGLPVIRDLIVDMTPFFKQYHSIRPWLVNDDPPPDRERLQFPDERDQLDGLYECILCACCSSSCPSFWWNPDRFVGPAGLLQAYRFIADSRDQNTAARLTDLEDAYRLFRCRTIMNCVDVCPKGLNPARAIGEIRSMLTRRAV; this is encoded by the coding sequence ATGACCGACACTCGAACCGTCGACATCTACCGCTACGACCCCGACGCGGACGAGCGCCCGCGCGTACAGCGATATGAACTGGATCTCGGCCACGACGAGCGCATGCTGCTCGATGTGCTGGGAAGACTCAAGGCGATGGATGAGACGCTCGCGTTTCGACGCTCATGCCGTGAGGGCATTTGCGGCTCGGATGCAATGAATATCAACGGGAAGAACGGGTTGGCCTGTCTTGCCAATATGAAGGAGCTACCGAAACAGATCGTACTGCGGCCACTGCCGGGTTTGCCCGTGATCCGCGACCTGATCGTCGACATGACACCATTCTTCAAGCAATACCATTCGATCAGGCCGTGGCTCGTCAACGATGATCCGCCGCCTGACCGGGAGCGCTTGCAGTTTCCGGACGAACGGGACCAGCTGGATGGCCTCTATGAGTGCATTCTGTGTGCGTGCTGCTCGTCGTCGTGTCCTTCGTTCTGGTGGAACCCGGACCGCTTCGTAGGCCCCGCCGGCCTGTTGCAGGCATACCGTTTCATAGCGGACTCTCGCGACCAGAATACGGCCGCCAGACTGACGGATCTGGAAGACGCGTATCGGCTCTTTCGCTGTCGAACAATCATGAACTGCGTCGATGTCTGCCCCAAGGGGCTGAATCCGGCGCGCGCGATCGGCGAAATTCGGTCAATGCTGACCCGCCGAGCAGTATGA
- a CDS encoding DUF6723 family protein, producing MFESFDCWLNFAMLRRDEETSVVRRKIKGARNGKMYAESPDDYAVYLTASRTAGGQFFGRLEVVRKTDGKTIYPYDGALEIGPFATVEEARRSATNLGGMVIDADLKHPE from the coding sequence TTGTTCGAATCATTCGATTGCTGGCTGAATTTCGCGATGCTGAGACGCGATGAGGAGACTAGCGTGGTACGACGGAAAATTAAAGGCGCGCGTAACGGCAAGATGTACGCGGAGTCGCCCGACGACTACGCGGTGTATCTGACGGCATCGCGTACTGCAGGCGGCCAGTTCTTCGGCAGGTTGGAGGTTGTGCGCAAGACGGATGGCAAAACCATCTACCCGTATGATGGCGCGCTGGAAATCGGGCCGTTTGCCACCGTCGAGGAGGCACGTCGAAGCGCTACAAACCTGGGCGGGATGGTCATTGACGCTGACCTGAAACATCCCGAATAG